Within the Verrucomicrobiia bacterium genome, the region AGGGCAAGAAAGAGGCGCATCAGAAGGTGATGGTGGCTGCTTTGGTCACATCGGTCGTATTTCTTTGCTGCTATCTTTACTACCATTTTAACACCTCGGTAGTGACACGGTTTGTTGAGCCCGCTTGGTTTCGCCCGATCTATCTCGTTATTTTGCTGACGCACACCATCTTGGCGGTGGTCATCGTGCCGATGGTGCTAATGACGTTTTCACGGGCTTTCAAAGGAGATTTCGAGCGCCACAAGAAGATCGCGCGCTGGACATGGCCGTTGTGGATGTATGTCTCCACAACGGGTGTGATCATTTATCTGCTGCTCTACCAGATATTCCCGCAGCCGAAGTCTGCTCCGTTGAAGGAAGCAGTTACTTCTGCTGTTTCGGCGTCTCCTTAAGA harbors:
- a CDS encoding DUF420 domain-containing protein, whose amino-acid sequence is MSISDLPAINASLNGLCTILLIAGFVLIKQGKKEAHQKVMVAALVTSVVFLCCYLYYHFNTSVVTRFVEPAWFRPIYLVILLTHTILAVVIVPMVLMTFSRAFKGDFERHKKIARWTWPLWMYVSTTGVIIYLLLYQIFPQPKSAPLKEAVTSAVSASP